The Abditibacteriota bacterium genome has a window encoding:
- the ligA gene encoding NAD-dependent DNA ligase LigA has product MTPAERARQLTAAIEQANKEYYQEDSPTLSDAEYDALMRELAALEAEHPELADPSSPTRRVGAAPREGFGEVVHLTPMLSLSNIFSKEEFLAFDASLRRVLASDEPIEYICELKFDGLAVSVTYENGLLIRAGTRGDGSVGEDITENARTIRSIPLKCDAEDFPPLMEIRGEVILTHREFARINREREETGEQTFANCRNAAAGSLRQLDPRVTARRRLIMFCYGTVSPEGTGFETQSEAMETCRRWGFNVNPDYRVCRTPEEVLDYIDYIEERKKTLPYDCDGMVIKVNSVALQNEIGFAARSPKWATAYKFPGLQAETVLEDIELQVGRTGAITPVAVLSPVRLSGVVIKKATLHNQSEIDRKDIRIGDTVIVQRAGEVIPEVVRSVKEKRGLLQTPFVMPDCCPVCGSPAERDILSVRDGTPEYGAVLRCNNPRCPAQQKAAIEHFVSKGAMDIDGLGPMVIDKLLQKGLIADPSDIYRLTAEDLAGLYKSGQKSAENLIRAIDGSRHPEPGRFIYALGIRHVGEKTAEILADRFKTIGALAEASAGELALIPDIGDTVAGSIYGFFRNQSRLDFIERLLAAGVSPREPEEKEINESLAGKTLVFTGSLTRFTRSEAESMVRKAGGKASSSVSKNTWMVVAGPGAGSKLDKARELGVQVLSEEEFLRLMGKE; this is encoded by the coding sequence ATGACACCTGCAGAACGAGCCCGGCAGCTGACGGCCGCCATAGAGCAGGCCAACAAGGAATACTATCAGGAAGACAGCCCCACCCTCTCGGACGCCGAATACGACGCCCTGATGCGGGAGCTTGCCGCCCTGGAGGCGGAGCACCCGGAGCTGGCGGACCCCTCCTCCCCCACCCGGCGGGTAGGAGCCGCTCCCAGAGAAGGCTTTGGCGAGGTGGTCCACCTGACCCCCATGCTCAGCCTGTCAAACATATTCTCCAAGGAAGAGTTTTTGGCCTTTGACGCCTCCCTCAGGAGGGTGCTGGCTTCAGACGAGCCCATAGAATACATCTGCGAGCTGAAGTTTGACGGGCTGGCAGTGTCCGTCACCTACGAAAACGGCCTCCTTATCAGGGCGGGCACCAGAGGCGACGGCAGCGTGGGCGAGGACATCACGGAAAACGCGCGCACCATCCGCAGCATCCCTCTCAAATGCGACGCTGAGGACTTTCCTCCCCTGATGGAGATCAGGGGCGAGGTGATCCTGACCCACCGGGAGTTCGCCCGGATCAACCGGGAGAGAGAGGAGACCGGCGAGCAGACCTTTGCCAACTGCCGCAACGCCGCCGCCGGCTCGCTCCGGCAGCTGGACCCCCGGGTGACGGCCCGGCGCCGGCTGATCATGTTTTGCTACGGCACCGTGAGCCCGGAGGGGACCGGCTTTGAGACCCAGAGCGAGGCCATGGAGACCTGCCGCCGCTGGGGCTTCAACGTGAATCCCGACTACAGGGTGTGCCGGACCCCCGAAGAGGTGCTGGACTACATCGACTACATAGAGGAGCGCAAGAAGACCCTGCCCTACGACTGCGACGGCATGGTGATCAAGGTCAACAGCGTGGCTCTGCAAAACGAGATAGGCTTTGCAGCCCGCAGCCCCAAGTGGGCCACCGCCTACAAGTTCCCGGGGCTCCAGGCGGAAACGGTGCTGGAGGACATAGAGCTGCAGGTAGGCCGCACCGGAGCCATCACCCCCGTAGCGGTGCTGTCCCCCGTCCGCCTGTCGGGCGTGGTCATCAAAAAGGCCACCCTGCACAATCAGAGCGAGATAGACCGCAAGGACATACGCATAGGCGACACTGTGATAGTGCAGCGGGCCGGCGAGGTGATCCCCGAGGTGGTGAGGTCGGTGAAGGAAAAAAGAGGCCTGCTGCAGACTCCCTTCGTGATGCCCGACTGCTGCCCCGTGTGCGGCAGCCCGGCTGAACGGGACATCCTGTCCGTCAGGGACGGGACGCCCGAATACGGAGCCGTGCTGAGGTGCAACAACCCCCGGTGCCCCGCCCAGCAAAAGGCAGCCATAGAGCACTTTGTATCCAAGGGAGCCATGGACATAGACGGCCTGGGACCCATGGTCATAGACAAGCTGCTGCAAAAAGGGCTCATTGCCGACCCTTCGGACATATACCGCCTGACGGCGGAAGATCTGGCCGGACTATACAAGAGCGGGCAGAAGTCGGCGGAAAACCTGATCAGGGCCATCGACGGATCCAGGCATCCCGAGCCGGGCAGATTCATATACGCTCTGGGCATCAGGCACGTGGGTGAAAAAACGGCGGAGATACTGGCGGACAGATTCAAGACTATAGGGGCCCTGGCGGAGGCCTCCGCCGGGGAGCTGGCCCTCATACCGGACATAGGAGACACGGTGGCGGGCAGCATCTACGGCTTTTTCCGCAACCAAAGCAGGCTGGACTTCATAGAACGGCTGCTGGCCGCCGGGGTGAGCCCCCGGGAGCCGGAGGAAAAGGAGATCAACGAGAGCCTGGCCGGAAAGACCCTGGTCTTTACCGGCTCCCTGACCCGGTTTACCCGCTCCGAAGCCGAGAGCATGGTGCGCAAGGCGGGAGGCAAGGCCTCTTCCTCGGTGAGCAAAAACACCTGGATGGTGGTAGCGGGCCCCGGAGCCGGCAGCAAGCTGGACAAGGCCCGGGAACTGGGGGTGCAGGTGCTGTCGGAAGAAGAATTCCTGCGCCTGATGGGCAAAGAATAG
- a CDS encoding HAMP domain-containing histidine kinase, which translates to MKRAEHNTLLDWVLHEMAGPLTAIGGYADIALEKDASPEEKDEAVRVIRQEASRLLRLTGEIRSMARLSKGQPIGAELSEFDLREVCGHAVSVHRVAWPGHELAVDTPAAVTVRADRDKLCQALLNLLANSAKYSPRGSEITVTCGREQDCGFVTVTDRGSGIAPEDLEKIFALGERLDAPLHTDGRGIGLFLTRELLSAMGGSIRVESRVGEGSRFTLLVPLA; encoded by the coding sequence ATGAAAAGAGCCGAGCACAACACCCTGCTGGACTGGGTGCTCCACGAAATGGCGGGGCCTCTGACGGCCATCGGCGGCTACGCCGATATAGCGCTGGAAAAGGATGCTTCTCCGGAGGAAAAGGATGAGGCCGTCCGGGTCATCAGGCAGGAAGCCTCCCGGCTCCTGAGGCTCACGGGAGAGATCAGGAGCATGGCCCGGCTCAGCAAAGGGCAGCCCATCGGGGCCGAGCTCTCCGAGTTTGACCTGAGGGAGGTGTGCGGCCACGCGGTCTCCGTGCACCGCGTAGCCTGGCCCGGCCATGAGCTGGCGGTGGATACTCCCGCGGCCGTGACCGTCAGGGCCGACAGGGACAAGCTGTGCCAGGCCCTGCTGAACCTGCTGGCCAACAGCGCCAAATATTCCCCCCGGGGCAGCGAGATCACCGTGACTTGCGGCCGGGAGCAGGACTGTGGCTTTGTGACCGTGACGGACAGGGGCAGCGGCATAGCTCCCGAGGATCTGGAGAAGATATTTGCTCTGGGCGAGAGGCTGGACGCCCCTCTCCACACGGACGGCAGAGGCATAGGGCTGTTTTTGACCAGAGAGCTGCTCTCCGCCATGGGCGGCAGCATCCGGGTGGAGTCCCGGGTGGGAGAGGGCAGCCGGTTTACTCTGCTGGTCCCTCTTGCCTGA
- a CDS encoding glycosyltransferase, with amino-acid sequence MNIAILSESYFPVINGVSASTDILFRGLTARGHRVTVIAPDHPDAADGEGVLRTGSLILKAAKDYPLPSPAGLAGLEDMLKGIGPDVIHAQIPFLYGFRGRSIARKLGVPFVSVSHTLYPEYVHYVPFAPGPLAACAVKKYLARFYSSCDAVATPSAMMKVELMGYGVKREIRIIPTGIRLPGEPGAGDMRESLGIPRESRVLVYMSRVAREKNLDLLTEAYAGLQADYPDLTLLVIGGGPYLEHMKRQAAAGGGRYVFTGMVDNSRIYDYLRCGDIFAFPSVTETQGLAVCEAQAAGLPVVAVRAGGVPENIVENTTGFLTDNKAGDFAGRIRVLLDNEELRGKMSRRAAEHAVNFSIDGMLDRYEAFYRSTLEKRVREQ; translated from the coding sequence ATGAATATCGCTATTTTGTCGGAGAGCTATTTTCCGGTCATCAACGGCGTCAGCGCGTCCACAGACATCCTGTTCCGCGGGCTGACTGCCCGGGGCCACAGGGTGACGGTCATAGCGCCGGACCATCCCGACGCCGCTGACGGGGAAGGCGTCCTGCGCACCGGCTCCCTCATTCTGAAGGCGGCGAAGGATTATCCTCTGCCTTCTCCTGCCGGTCTGGCGGGCCTGGAGGATATGCTCAAGGGCATAGGCCCCGACGTCATTCACGCCCAGATACCCTTTTTATACGGCTTCCGCGGGCGGAGCATCGCCCGGAAGCTGGGCGTCCCCTTTGTCAGCGTTTCCCACACTCTGTATCCCGAATACGTGCACTACGTGCCCTTTGCTCCCGGGCCTTTGGCCGCCTGCGCGGTGAAAAAATATCTGGCCCGATTCTATTCCTCCTGTGACGCCGTGGCCACTCCCTCCGCCATGATGAAGGTGGAGCTCATGGGCTACGGAGTCAAGAGGGAGATCAGGATCATCCCCACGGGCATCCGCCTTCCCGGGGAGCCCGGCGCCGGGGATATGAGGGAAAGCCTGGGGATACCCCGGGAGAGCCGGGTGCTGGTGTATATGAGCCGGGTGGCCAGGGAAAAGAATCTGGACCTCCTCACCGAAGCCTACGCCGGCCTGCAGGCCGACTATCCCGACCTGACACTGCTGGTCATAGGCGGCGGACCCTATCTGGAGCATATGAAGCGGCAGGCCGCTGCCGGGGGCGGCAGATACGTCTTTACGGGCATGGTGGACAACAGCCGGATATACGACTATCTGCGCTGCGGCGACATATTCGCGTTTCCCTCAGTCACCGAGACCCAGGGACTGGCCGTGTGCGAGGCCCAGGCCGCCGGTCTGCCGGTGGTGGCAGTGAGGGCGGGCGGCGTGCCGGAAAACATAGTGGAAAACACCACCGGCTTCCTCACGGACAACAAGGCCGGGGATTTTGCCGGCAGGATACGGGTCCTGCTGGACAATGAGGAGCTGCGGGGCAAGATGTCCCGGAGGGCGGCGGAACACGCCGTCAACTTTTCCATAGACGGCATGCTGGACCGCTACGAGGCATTTTACCGGTCCACGCTGGAAAAGAGGGTGAGGGAACAATGA
- a CDS encoding DEAD/DEAH box helicase: MNVFERYAPFIRDYIYRSGWQSLRAVQNAAGDAIFGTDKNVLLTASTASGKTEAAFFPILTLLEEEPSRTVGVLYIAPLKALINDQFERLGELCEEQGIAVTKWHGDAARSKKRKLLRKPSGILQITPESLESLLINKHMEVPSLFGDLRFVVIDEIHSLLRADRGLQTFCLIERLCRLAGCDPRRIGLSATIGDPRLAGRFMSEGSGRGVVIPEFDGGKEVWRLSMEHFYKQDPQADEDMPVPPGTPPMEKPTDRAPKAADPGYGYIFEHTRGKKCLIFTNSREECEGVCQSLRQYCEATGQPDRFLIHHGNLSASYRESAEEDMKDDESAQSVCATATLELGIDIGRLERAFQIDAPFTVSGFLQRLGRTGRRDAPSEMWFVMREDHQEARAMTPDSIPWYLIQGIALVQSYIEDRFVEPPRLDRLPYSLLYHQTMSTLASHGEMTPAELASRVLTLSCFRRVTQEDYRLLLRHLLETDHAARTENGGLIMGLTGERVVNNYKFYAVFRENVEYTVRSGSEQLGTIVKPPPVGDKIAIAGRVWVVEDIDHKRLAVYASPVKGNIPAYFGDVAGDIHTRILERMYRVLTEDKEYPYLMSRARYRLAEARDTFRRSGMAERPLISLGGKMWALFPWVGTYPFLAMERFLKLRCAQRLGLKGLESSRPYYMQFTMQAGEADFYRIVTEEAGKEFDPLELVYPKEIPVFEKYDEYLPEELVRKGFACGILDIEGMKRRILEWKRFAGPAAGE, translated from the coding sequence ATGAACGTGTTTGAACGCTACGCTCCCTTTATCAGGGACTACATCTACCGCTCCGGCTGGCAGAGCCTGAGGGCGGTGCAGAACGCCGCCGGCGACGCCATATTCGGCACGGACAAAAACGTGCTGCTCACCGCTTCCACGGCCTCCGGCAAGACGGAGGCGGCCTTTTTCCCCATCCTGACCCTGCTGGAGGAGGAGCCCTCCCGGACGGTGGGAGTACTGTATATCGCGCCCCTGAAGGCCCTGATCAACGATCAGTTTGAACGCCTGGGCGAGCTGTGCGAGGAGCAGGGCATCGCCGTCACCAAGTGGCACGGCGACGCCGCCCGGTCCAAAAAGCGCAAGCTGCTCCGCAAGCCCTCCGGCATACTGCAGATCACTCCTGAGTCTCTGGAGTCCCTGCTGATCAACAAGCATATGGAGGTGCCCTCCCTGTTCGGCGACCTGCGCTTTGTGGTCATAGACGAGATCCATTCCCTGCTGAGGGCGGACAGGGGGCTCCAGACCTTTTGTCTCATAGAAAGGCTTTGCCGGCTGGCCGGCTGCGACCCCAGGCGCATAGGCCTTTCCGCCACCATAGGAGACCCCCGGCTGGCAGGCCGGTTTATGTCGGAGGGCAGCGGCAGGGGAGTAGTGATACCCGAGTTTGACGGGGGCAAAGAGGTGTGGCGCCTGTCCATGGAGCACTTCTACAAGCAGGACCCCCAGGCCGATGAGGACATGCCCGTCCCCCCGGGAACGCCCCCCATGGAAAAGCCCACGGACAGGGCGCCCAAGGCTGCAGACCCGGGCTACGGCTATATATTCGAGCACACACGGGGCAAAAAGTGCCTCATCTTCACCAATTCCCGGGAGGAATGCGAAGGCGTGTGCCAGAGCCTGAGGCAGTATTGCGAAGCCACGGGCCAGCCGGACAGATTCCTGATACACCACGGCAATCTGTCCGCCTCCTATAGGGAGAGCGCCGAAGAGGATATGAAGGATGACGAGTCGGCCCAGTCCGTGTGCGCCACCGCCACTCTGGAGCTGGGCATCGACATAGGCCGGCTGGAACGGGCTTTTCAGATAGACGCCCCCTTTACCGTGTCCGGCTTTTTGCAGCGGCTGGGACGCACCGGCCGCCGGGACGCCCCGTCGGAAATGTGGTTCGTGATGCGTGAAGACCACCAGGAGGCCCGGGCCATGACCCCGGACAGCATCCCCTGGTATCTCATACAGGGCATAGCCCTGGTCCAGAGCTACATAGAGGACCGCTTTGTGGAGCCGCCCCGGCTGGACCGGCTGCCCTACAGTCTGCTCTACCACCAGACCATGAGCACCCTGGCCTCTCACGGAGAGATGACTCCCGCCGAGCTGGCCAGCCGGGTGCTGACCCTCTCCTGCTTCCGCCGGGTCACACAGGAGGACTACCGCCTGCTCCTCCGGCATTTGCTGGAGACGGACCACGCGGCCCGCACCGAAAACGGAGGGCTCATAATGGGCCTCACTGGCGAGAGGGTGGTGAACAACTACAAGTTTTACGCGGTGTTCCGGGAAAACGTGGAATACACTGTGCGCTCCGGCTCGGAGCAGCTGGGCACCATAGTGAAGCCGCCTCCCGTGGGGGACAAGATAGCTATCGCCGGACGGGTCTGGGTGGTGGAGGATATCGACCACAAGCGCCTGGCGGTTTACGCCTCGCCGGTCAAGGGCAACATACCCGCCTACTTCGGAGACGTGGCGGGAGATATACACACCCGCATTCTGGAACGGATGTACCGGGTGCTTACCGAGGACAAAGAATACCCCTACCTGATGTCCCGGGCCCGGTACCGTCTCGCCGAAGCCAGAGACACTTTCCGCAGGTCGGGTATGGCGGAGCGCCCCCTCATCAGCCTGGGCGGCAAAATGTGGGCCCTCTTTCCCTGGGTGGGCACCTATCCCTTCCTGGCCATGGAACGGTTTCTGAAGCTCCGCTGCGCGCAGCGGCTGGGACTCAAGGGACTGGAGAGCTCCCGCCCCTACTATATGCAGTTTACCATGCAGGCGGGGGAGGCGGATTTTTACCGGATAGTCACCGAAGAGGCCGGCAAGGAGTTTGATCCCCTGGAGCTGGTGTATCCCAAGGAGATACCCGTGTTCGAAAAATACGACGAATATCTGCCCGAGGAGCTGGTCAGGAAGGGCTTTGCCTGCGGGATACTGGACATCGAAGGCATGAAGCGGCGCATCCTGGAATGGAAACGCTTTGCGGGACCCGCCGCCGGAGAATAA
- a CDS encoding ATP-binding protein, which produces MTEEKKIPRRISQTVLNSLKGGVVPRIGLPYIAVGRKKEIEALLRDVDIIAEGGASFRFITGRYGSGKSFLLQTIRNYVMDRGFIVADADLSPERRLQGTKGQGLATYRELIGNLSTKTKPEGGALTLLLDRWINAVQNEALQETGLTPGDPALAEATDRKIYAVTASVSELVHGFEFARLLSAYYRAYLSGDDETRANVARWFRGEYSTKSEAREALGVNIIITDEDWYDYLKIFALFFRLAGYAGMMIMIDELVNIYKIPHTVTRQYNYEKLLAMYNDALQGKAKYIGIIMGITPQALEDKRRGVYSYEALRSRLGEGRFSAPGARDMLAPVIRLDPLTAEEMLVLCEKLSLMHSSLFGYDARITTEDLAEFIRIEYARIGADTNITPREVIRDFIELLDILYQDPSKDASHLLNSGEFGFAESEAVSDEKEAGFAEFTV; this is translated from the coding sequence ATGACTGAAGAAAAAAAGATACCCAGACGGATTTCCCAGACCGTGCTGAACTCCCTGAAGGGAGGGGTGGTGCCCCGCATAGGCCTGCCCTACATCGCGGTGGGCAGGAAAAAGGAGATCGAGGCCCTGCTGCGGGACGTGGATATCATAGCGGAGGGCGGAGCGTCCTTCCGTTTTATCACGGGCCGCTACGGCAGCGGCAAGAGCTTTCTCCTGCAGACCATACGCAACTACGTGATGGACCGGGGCTTCATAGTGGCGGACGCGGATCTGTCCCCCGAACGCCGGCTCCAGGGGACCAAGGGTCAGGGCCTGGCCACCTACCGGGAGCTCATAGGCAACCTGTCCACCAAGACCAAGCCGGAGGGCGGCGCCCTGACGCTGCTGCTGGACCGCTGGATCAACGCCGTGCAGAACGAAGCCCTGCAGGAGACGGGGCTCACGCCCGGGGATCCCGCTTTGGCGGAGGCCACCGACCGGAAGATTTACGCCGTCACCGCGTCTGTCAGCGAGCTGGTGCACGGCTTTGAGTTCGCCCGGCTCCTCTCGGCCTATTACCGGGCCTATCTGAGCGGCGACGACGAGACCCGGGCCAACGTGGCCCGCTGGTTCAGGGGCGAATACTCCACCAAGAGCGAGGCCAGGGAGGCTCTCGGAGTCAATATCATCATCACCGACGAGGACTGGTACGACTATCTGAAGATCTTTGCCCTGTTTTTCCGGCTGGCCGGCTATGCGGGCATGATGATCATGATAGACGAGCTGGTGAACATATACAAGATCCCCCACACCGTCACCCGGCAGTACAACTACGAGAAGCTGCTGGCCATGTACAACGACGCCCTGCAGGGCAAGGCAAAATACATAGGCATCATCATGGGCATCACTCCCCAGGCCCTGGAGGACAAGCGCCGGGGCGTCTATAGCTACGAGGCCCTGCGTTCCCGCCTGGGCGAGGGGCGCTTTTCCGCTCCCGGCGCCCGGGATATGCTGGCTCCGGTGATCCGTCTGGACCCGCTGACGGCGGAGGAGATGCTGGTGCTGTGCGAAAAGCTGTCTCTGATGCATTCCTCCCTGTTCGGCTACGACGCCCGGATCACCACGGAGGACCTGGCCGAATTCATCAGGATCGAATACGCCAGGATCGGCGCGGATACCAACATCACTCCCCGGGAAGTGATACGGGACTTCATAGAGCTGCTGGACATCCTGTATCAGGATCCCTCCAAAGACGCGTCACATCTGCTGAATTCCGGCGAATTCGGCTTTGCGGAGTCGGAAGCGGTGTCCGACGAAAAAGAGGCGGGCTTTGCGGAGTTTACGGTATGA